A stretch of DNA from Plasmodium vivax scf_6808 genomic scaffold, whole genome shotgun sequence:
TAAAGTCTTGTATTTCTATGATTTTTGGTAATATAAATTCTGGTAATGATGGACATATTTTTCCAGTagtacatttttcatttttggtctatcattttcataaaagtttttaaaatcgtTTAATGCGTTACAGAAtttgcttcctcctccgctaAAACATTTTTCCAAGGcttcattatatttatctttGAGTTCCTTAACGAatgttttgtaaaaattaccTTGTTCATGTTTTAAATCCAAataatgtttatataaattatataacatactcatatttttaatagtaCTGATTTCCATTTCATaaattttgtcatttaaTTCATTTGTGGCTCCAAATGTATATAAGTTTATATTAATGTGCCTGTAAAAGACATCCTTTACGTAGTCATATCTTGCTaatgaaattaaattacGATTTAACCAATAATTCaagaatttataatatttacttTTCACAGTTGAATTT
This window harbors:
- a CDS encoding hypothetical protein (encoded by transcript PVX_005565A), translated to MDSYLTLETQIKQKNEKEEKKAEFCDNIAHDTDSNVHMIKICKEFVKIFLYSKKEYSGKNSTVKSKYYKFLNYWLNRNLISLARYDYVKDVFYRHININLYTFGATNELNDKIYEMEISTIKNMSMLYNLYKHYLDLKHEQGNFYKTFVKELKDKYNEALEKCFSGGGSKFCNALNDFKNFYENDRPKMKNVLLEKYVHHYQNLYYQKS